The Primulina huaijiensis isolate GDHJ02 chromosome 10, ASM1229523v2, whole genome shotgun sequence region CAAACTTAGATGGTTTCCATTGTCATGTTTATTTGTAGTAAATTGAGATTTTTGGTGTTTCTGTTAATGAACCAAGTATCATGAAAAGTAAAATGTTATATGCTTGAGTTTACCGATGgtcatttctttcattttttgtttGATCCCTTATGGTCGAAGCCGGTATCCTAACAGGAGTGCTATTGTAATATGGTTCTGATTGCCGATTCTCAATCAAAATGCAGTATACTAGGTCGAAACATAAATTGATCTCGAATCAGATTTATCGCTTTGAATTCAGGAGTTATCTCTCAATACATGTTCTGTGGTCTGTAGTAATGGGACTAGGTTCATTTGATTGATTGTTTCTTACGTTTTTTACAGGGAAATGGCAGCGGAACAAATATGTCGGTGTTTCTCTGGTTGGGAAGACATTGGCGGTTATGGGATTTGGAAAAGTTGGTTCTGAAGTTGCTAGACGTGCTAAAGGCCTTGGCATGCATGTCATCGCACATGACCCTTATGCTCCAGCTGATAGAGCACGAGCTATTGGAGTTGACTTGGTCTCCTTCGATCAAGCCATCTCCACTGCAGACTTCATTTCTCTCCATATGCCTCTCACTCCATCTACTAACAAGGTATTCAACGATGATACTTTTGCAAAGATGAAGAAGGGAGTGCGCATCATCAATGTTGCCAGGGGTGGCGTTATTGATGAAGATGCTTTAGTGAGGGCCCTTGATAGCGGAACTGTTGCCCAAGTAATTCACTTTTTTCGTTCTCTTGAAGATATTATGTGCTGTATGCGTGATATATTACGTTCTAGTAATATTAGTGGCCTCGTAATTGATTTGTTTCTAGCAAATGAGATGGCCCTTAGTTCTTCCTTTAAGTAACTTTCGGGTCTTTAATACTTGTACATGCCAGTTTTATTGTAATGCAGTCCTGATATCGCTACTGCAATATGAAATCGAGTTCTTTCTTCATCCTGGTATTAACAGGCAGCCCTTGATGTGTTCACTGTGGAGCCTACAACCCAAGATAACAAATTAGTGCAACACGAGAATGTCACAGTCACTCCTCATCTTGGAGCGAGCACAAAGGAAGCACAGGtgtgaattttcattttgaaatGGCTTCATTTATTCATGTAAAGATGTTTCTCTCTTAAAGTCTTTTGGCGTGCTAACATGCACTCATGTCACTGAGAGCTTTTAGGAAGGAGTTGCTGTTGAAATAGCGGAGGCGGTGGTTGGTGCACTGAAGGGTGAGCTTTCTGCTACAGCTGTCAATGCTCCCATGGTTCCTCCTGAGgtaaagaattttatttttttcttaactTTCCTTTGCTTTCCTTTGTTATCCTTGTCGAATAATGATTCATGTTTCCATTCTTGTTGTTAGGTTTTGTCTGAATTGGCTCCATATGTTACTCTTGCTGAGAAGCTTGGTAGATTAGCTGTTCAGTTGGTATCTGGAGGGAGTGGAATTAAATCCGTGAAGGTGGTTTACTGTTCAGCTCGTAGTCCAGACAACTTGGACACTAGACTACTTCGAGCCATGATTACAAAAGGCATCATCGAGCCGATATCTGATGCCCATATTAACCTTGTCAATGCAGACTTCACGGCCAAGCAGAAAGGCCTTCGAATTAGTGAGGAAAGAGTTATTGTCGACTCTTCCCCCGAGAACCCGGTGGAGACTATTCAGGTACAAATAAGTAATGTTGACTCAAAATTTGCTAGTGCTTTGTCGGACAGTGGGAACATTATTATTGAGGGTAGAGTGAAATATGGGAAACCTCATTTGACCCAAGTGGGATCATTTAGTGTGGATGTGAGCCTGGAGGGAAATCTCATACTCTGCCGTCAAGTGGATCAACCGGGAATGATTGGAAGAGTGGGGAACATTCTTGGAGAGAATAATGTGAATGTGAGCTTTATGAGTGTGGGAAGGACTGTTAAGAGGACAAAGGCCATTATGGCAATCGGGGTTGATGAAGAACCAGATAAGGACACCCTTAAGAAGATTGGTGACGTATCTGCAATTGAAGAGTTTGTTTTCCTTGATCTTTGAAGTTTAGTTTACTTGAAATTCACTTCTTTGTGTTGTGTAATTcataataaaagattgttgcTGCTGGAAGAAGGCAAAGCTAATACATCATTGTTATCTTTTTTGGTTAGTGTTTTTAGACCAGAATACTTGTCTGGAAGATATAAATAATCTTACTAGCATATAAAAATTGGATCTACTGTCTTTATTAAATAGGGATTGTATCATGGGAACGTATCAATAAATCGTGTTGTAATTGTTTGTACCgtaatgtaatattttttttgtggtGTAGTACACGGGTATGATGAAATTGATTACCACTTTCTCTTTTTGAAATTTCAacatgtttgatttgattgccGAACCTTTCAACACTCTGGATATCAGCAGTGTCAAGTAAGCGTGGATGGAATGCCATTTTCGTTGTTACACAAATCAACTTCAGAAGCAATACAAATGAGCATAGAACCAGCACGCTTTTGGAAATAAAAGCTATAATTTCCTTTGTCAAAAATTAACTTTTGAGTTGGACAGGAAACGAAAGTAGTGATGGTTTTTGCAATGAAATAAAGACAGACGTACATGAAATCTTGTCAAAAGTCTCATGTTGCTACAGCAGGAGCTGATTGCAACACTCCATCGATGTTATCATCTGATGAAATGGGGACTACTGTGCTCGTAGGACGTAAATTCGATGACACatttcctcctcctcctcctccgtcCCTAAACGATTTGGGGTCTCTTTCATCAAAATGCTTGCAAACTGCAACAACTTTTGACCAAACTGTATTGTTAGAGTTCCAAATCCTCTGAACGAAGTCTCTGTTCTTGTAAAGATGTGTGGTAACAAAAATGGCAAGACAAACTGTTGTGAGACCCCCTGTGATTGCAAAAAGTACCgtgaaattttttaacttcattTGAGTATTCTTAGGCAGGTCACTGTCATCATATATCGGGCCTTGCATTTCCCACATTTTCTCAATTTTAGAGATCTTGCCATTTTCCATCAGCTCAATTATTTTCCTCGAGACATCGGCAACCAACGGTGAGCCTTTTGGAAAAGCAAAGGCAAATCCATCAGTTGGAAAATTTTGGCCAACCCTCGTGTAGTCATCACCGTACTTTGATAAGAAAAGGTTGGAGTATGGTCGCACAGAGAACAAGGCTTCTATGCCACCATTTTTGCTTCCTTTAGACAAGGCTTTTTCACAAACCTCTGCAGGTTCGCAAGGCTTGATTCTAGACTTGTTGAATCCCAACTCTTCCAAGAAATTGCAAATGAAAGAGCCATTGCGACATCCAACATTGTATTTTTCTCGAATCAGTTCTTGCTCATAATTACCTTGTGAAAGCCTTCGAACCGTTAGTTTTGCAGAAAGGCTTGCCGTAAAGGTGGACGTCAGTATGAGCACCACAAACATCCACACCACCACAACCAATCGAGCTAAATTGCTCACTATTTTTTCACTATGTGCAAATACCAGTGACATGAAAGGAAAATAGAAAATCATGCCGGCGTGTTGGGCAGGGTGACCTCTGTAAGCATGGTTAAACTTATGTTCAAGAATCCAGAGGGCCGCACCAGTTAAAAAGAAAAGTGCTATAGAAGTTAACCATAGTTTTGTGCTAAGTGGCTTCAAGAAAATCCATTCGTCATCGAGGTCATCATGTTGGACTATAATGGTAACTCCTCCAGCTGTAAATGGCAGAGTGAAGTCCACATACTGTAATCGCTTGGCCGTAATTGTGACGTCGCCAACAACCGCATCAAAGTTCTGAAACAAGAACTATGATTAGGGACACTGTTATAAATCAAGT contains the following coding sequences:
- the LOC140986203 gene encoding D-3-phosphoglycerate dehydrogenase 3, chloroplastic-like is translated as MATNSVSSATNLTNHTTFLPDKNLSNPFSSCLSFSDSSVSLQKLSLSSDFRKPISTKPAIFSALRTVQASELASKARDSDPGIKSQKPTILVSEKLGEAGLDLLRTFGNVECSYNLSPEELCAKISSCDALIVRSGTKVTRQVFEAAKGRLKVVGRAGVGIDNVDLQAATEFGCLVVNAPTANTIAAAEHGIALLAAMARNIAQSDASMKAGKWQRNKYVGVSLVGKTLAVMGFGKVGSEVARRAKGLGMHVIAHDPYAPADRARAIGVDLVSFDQAISTADFISLHMPLTPSTNKVFNDDTFAKMKKGVRIINVARGGVIDEDALVRALDSGTVAQAALDVFTVEPTTQDNKLVQHENVTVTPHLGASTKEAQEGVAVEIAEAVVGALKGELSATAVNAPMVPPEVLSELAPYVTLAEKLGRLAVQLVSGGSGIKSVKVVYCSARSPDNLDTRLLRAMITKGIIEPISDAHINLVNADFTAKQKGLRISEERVIVDSSPENPVETIQVQISNVDSKFASALSDSGNIIIEGRVKYGKPHLTQVGSFSVDVSLEGNLILCRQVDQPGMIGRVGNILGENNVNVSFMSVGRTVKRTKAIMAIGVDEEPDKDTLKKIGDVSAIEEFVFLDL